Sequence from the Thermoanaerobaculia bacterium genome:
CGACATTTTCACCCCGGGAACCCAGCCTCATGATCCACCGGTGTTGGGCACAATCGGGAAACTGACCCGTGATCGGCATCATGAACGATTCATCTACCTTCTGGATAACCTGCAGCGCCGAGGTGTCCCTTTTCGTGCAAAGGTAATTGGAAAAGGCCCTCACCTTTCCTTCCTCATGGAAGAGACGAATCGGTGCGGTCTTGACCCGGTGTGTTCCTTTGTGGGGTACCACGAAGATGATGCCCTTGCAAAAGAACTGGGCACATGTGACCTCTTCATCTGGTGCATGCCCGGATCACAGGGATCTCATCGGGCTCTGCCTGAAGCCATGCTCTGTGGATGCGCCGCAGCGGCCTTTCCCATGGAAGGGCTTGAACCGTGGATTGAGGATGGAAAAACCGGGCTCCGGCTGAGCTCCCATATGGAAGAAGCGGCTGATAAGCTCATTCCGTGGCTGCAGAATCGTGAAAGTCTGAGGATCCTGGCCGAACAGGGTCGTAGTCGGGTCCTGGAGAGGACGAGCTACGATTCGATCGCCGATCGGATAGAAGAGATCCTCTCCAAAATCGAGACATAGTAGGACTGCGGAATCCTCAACCCACCCCGGCCCAGTCCCGGAAGGATACCCGGTTTAAGACGACCATGGAAATCACTCCCGCCGCATGGAAGGAGACCGTGTCGCCTGGCAGCCGAATCAACCCATTTCACAAAATCTTCTGAATATTCACTGTACCGGGTTTCGACAGCATCGAGACCCTGCCCGACGGCATAGGCTAAAAAGGATTCGAGCTGATCCTCGGATAATCCCAGAAAGTTTGGGTGGCAGAGGACACTCACACCCCCGTCTTTTCGAATCAGCTGAATGGCCTCGGCAAATCCAAGTCGTTTCCGATTCACGTAAGCAGGTTTCCCGGTATTGAGGTATCGTTCAAAGGCAAGATCAAGGTTCTTCACATGCCCGGCCCGAACGAGGGCTGCAGCGATGTGGGCTCTTCCTGCAATCGGTCGGGACAGAATCCACTCCCGATCCCGACTACCGATCGGAACGCCAAGATCAGAGAGCGCATGGATGATTTTTCGATTCCGTGCATTCCTGCTCTGTGCAAGTCGGTCCAGAGTCAGGGCCACATGCCCGTTCAACGGAATCCCCAGGCCAATCAGGTGGATC
This genomic interval carries:
- a CDS encoding PHP domain-containing protein; protein product: MNFYVDLHCHTSASDGSLNLTELHRLAAAAGLFAIAITDHDTLDGWASWSGRMNSFSNPEILPGVELSTNDSRIPRSIHLIGLGIPLNGHVALTLDRLAQSRNARNRKIIHALSDLGVPIGSRDREWILSRPIAGRAHIAAALVRAGHVKNLDLAFERYLNTGKPAYVNRKRLGFAEAIQLIRKDGGVSVLCHPNFLGLSEDQLESFLAYAVGQGLDAVETRYSEYSEDFVKWVDSAARRHGLLPCGGSDFHGRLKPGILPGLGRGGLRIPQSYYVSILERISSIRSAIES
- a CDS encoding glycosyltransferase family 4 protein, encoding MVSRIVHLVSGKRFTGAASVALSWHEALRHRGLESRFLYMGGYTLEEKLRGRQDCIPYPGYHSISRFVTRETKNALVFAHISQDHWFLSLLARKSAKRILVFHRPAAVKTDWIHRRIYQRCDAAIPAFPGTVNLSCLPVLPWIPPAVNTDIFTPGTQPHDPPVLGTIGKLTRDRHHERFIYLLDNLQRRGVPFRAKVIGKGPHLSFLMEETNRCGLDPVCSFVGYHEDDALAKELGTCDLFIWCMPGSQGSHRALPEAMLCGCAAAAFPMEGLEPWIEDGKTGLRLSSHMEEAADKLIPWLQNRESLRILAEQGRSRVLERTSYDSIADRIEEILSKIET